One stretch of Juglans microcarpa x Juglans regia isolate MS1-56 chromosome 3D, Jm3101_v1.0, whole genome shotgun sequence DNA includes these proteins:
- the LOC121254353 gene encoding uncharacterized protein LOC121254353: protein MEEEELARRWENLKLSSEESKIFLVSPADMKDSVLRGTFCVVGGVMADRGINSEAFRVTISQVWRLEGWVKFKDIGDLRFLIEFQLLSDKEKVLGGRPWFFNRNLVSLQEIDETIPLNSVKFQFEPFWVQLHGLPLAAMSEEIGENLASSIGHVLHVEADSDGMAWGKCMRVRVAVDLYKPLLRGKWVQLDEQKYWVSLKYERLQSFCFHCGILAHKLKGCQGQKGVTVGDQSKTSQFGPWLRAQPMNTKIFETRKYGGTIGDYYQQRRYKNEAPGNFDYENNEGKSSESTPFVANPPVSEMQTDSPGSDFKVQGGEEIKFQFGSEPLNSGQVSTSQRSTPVCEKSKVKTVCSAPKLPFAKKGAKKKRITWKRRARGEHLHRSLVRESESKEKRKKRVDSNSGVVEPDKKKRDMKGFNLDTELVEAAVQLHQQQ, encoded by the coding sequence ATGGAGGAAGAGGAGCTAGCACGACGGTGGGAAAACCTGAAATTATCCTCGGAGGAGAGCAAAATTTTCTTGGTCTCTCCTGCTGATATGAAAGACAGTGTTTTACGTGGAACTTTCTGTGTGGTTGGAGGGGTTATGGCAGATAGGGGGATTAATAGTGAAGCCTTTCGGGTGACAATTTCTCAAGTATGGAGGTTGGAGGGCTGGGTAAAATTTAAGGATATTGGGGACCTTCGGTTTTTAATAGAATTTCAACTCTTATCTGATAAGGAGAAAGTCCTTGGAGGGCGTCCATGGTTCTTTAATAGAAACTTAGTCTCGCTTCAAGAGATTGATGAAACTATACCTCTAAATTCAGTGAAATTTCAGTTTGAACCATTTTGGGTGCAATTACATGGTTTGCCTCTAGCAGCCATGTCAGAAGAAATTGGAGAAAATCTGGCCTCATCAATTGGCCATGTTTTACATGTTGAAGCTGATTCGGATGGTATGGCATGGGGTAAATGTATGAGGGTCAGAGTAGCCGTGGACTTGTACAAACCTTTATTACGTGGTAAATGGGTGCAGTTGGATGAACAAAAGTATTGGGTTTCTTTGAAGTATGAAAGGTTacaatctttttgttttcattgtggGATTCTAGCTCATAAACTTAAAGGATGTCAGGGACAGAAAGGTGTAACCGTGGGTGATCAATCAAAAACATCTCAATTTGGTCCTTGGCTAAGGGCACAACCAATGAACACTAAGATTTTTGAGACCCGTAAATATGGTGGTACTATTGGAGATTATTATCAACAGAGGAGATATAAAAATGAGGCTCCTGGGAATTTTGATTATGAGAACAATGAGGGAAAATCTTCTGAGTCAACACCTTTTGTGGCAAATCCTCCTGTTAGTGAAATGCAAACTGATTCTCCAGGTAGCGATTTCAAAGTGCAAGGTGGGGAAGAAATCAAATTTCAGTTCGGCTCAGAGCCGTTGAACTCTGGACAGGTTAGTACCTCTCAACGCAGTACACCTGTTTGTGAAAAGTCCAAAGTAAAAACAGTTTGTTCTGCTCCAAAATTACCATTTGCCAAAAAAGGtgctaagaaaaaaagaattacatGGAAACGTAGGGCTAGGGGAGAACACCTTCATCGATCATTGGTTCGGGAGTCTGaatcaaaggaaaaaagaaaaaagagggtAGATTCTAATAGTGGGGTTGTTGAACCcgataagaaaaaaagagacaTGAAGGGTTTTAATCTTGACACTGAGTTGGTGGAGGCTGCTGTGCAGCTCCACCAACAACAATGA
- the LOC121256270 gene encoding uncharacterized protein LOC121256270 translates to METPTIKHPNLNQTAKVLDFPLKSHTNSHSHSPSFLQHNGFNSSELPISDIEMIAIQSMEYTSLKDLLPLSSLSPTNNSSWYDEIPIKNPLVKHAALAYLQPMSTPREAGDKGFFGRLREQYCSCEGGCLWWLGYVVSIIKEAFRERREILYYAEDEGEEDEDDDDDDEKVD, encoded by the coding sequence ATGGAAACGCCTACAATCAAGCACCCGAATCTGAACCAAACGGCAAAAGTACTTGATTTTCCTTTGAAATCCCACACCAACTCACACTCTCATTCTCCGAGCTTTCTCCAGCACAACGGCTTCAACTCCTCCGAGCTCCCAATCTCCGACATAGAGATGATAGCCATACAGTCAATGGAGTACACGAGTCTCAAGGACCTGTTGCCGCTGTCGAGCTTGTCACCGACAAACAACTCGAGCTGGTACGACGAGATCCCGATCAAGAATCCGCTGGTCAAGCACGCGGCTCTGGCTTATCTCCAGCCTATGTCGACGCCTCGGGAGGCCGGGGACAAGGGCTTCTTCGGGAGGCTCAGGGAGCAATATTGCTCTTGCGAGGGCGGTTGCTTATGGTGGCTCGGCTACGTCGTTTCGATAATTAAGGAAGCTTTtcgagagagaagagagattcTGTATTATGCTGAGGATGAAGGGGAAGAAGACgaggatgatgatgacgatgatgagaAGGTTGACTGA
- the LOC121256269 gene encoding pentatricopeptide repeat-containing protein At4g35130, chloroplastic has translation MAVTLAHAHFYNSNAPEDVSRKQVETMKTNWKPGLVNSPNISKTASHDRNRSNNVKGLVEPRTLSLTRALSHFVDAGYIEHALYLFEKMNHFDTYIWNVMIKGLTNNGFFREAINVYCRMGYEGVRADNFTYPFVIKACTGLLSLMEGQKVHANIIKIGMDLDVYICNSLISMYAKMGYIELAERVFAEMPVRDLVSWNSMISGYVAVGNGWSSLVCFFEMQALGMKPDRISMISALGACSLGCCLQSGKEIHCRVLRCGFELDYKVQTSLIDMYGKCGRMDYAERLFDRISPRNIVAWNAMIGGYALNFCPFDSFSCLKGMQDADGLNPDVITMINVLPSCAQLQGKSVHGYALRKGLLPHSVLETALVVMYGGCGALNLAERVFGQMTGSNLISWNAMLAAYVQNGWNNEALGLFRGIWNQPFKLDAFTFASILPTFSELASLREGKQIHDFIIKSELGTNTFILNSIVYMYAKCGDLGTAREVFDRMLYKDVVSWNTVIMAHAIHGFGKFSVQLFSKMKENGFKPNESTFVSLLSSCSISGMVDEGWEYYNSMKRDYNIDPGIEHYGCMIDLIGRTSNLELAKRFIAEIPLAPTARIWGSLLTASRNNGNIELAELAAKHILSLEHDNTGCYVLLSNMYAEAGRWGDVERIKIHMIKEGLERTKACSVVENNGKSCRFINEDQSHAETNMIYDVLDTITRKIGEDIYVHSVSKFRPSELGKRRANSSQKHSVRLAIAFGLISTKLGSPVLVRKNTRICEACHSAAKKISEFTRREIIVGDSKVFHHFRDGHCSCKDYW, from the coding sequence ATGGCAGTAACGCTTGCTCATGCCCACTTCTACAACTCCAACGCACCCGAAGATGTTTCGCGTAAACAAGTCGAAACGATGAAAACAAACTGGAAACCCGGGCTTGTAAACAGCCCCAACATCTCCAAAACAGCTTCGCATGATAGGAATCGATCGAATAATGTAAAGGGTTTGGTTGAACCACGCACTCTTTCGCTCACACGGGCTCTTTCTCATTTCGTTGACGCTGGGTATATTGAACATGCTCTCTACCTGTTTGAGAAAATGAACCATTTCGATACGTATATCTGGAATGTTATGATTAAAGGGTTAACCAATAATGGTTTTTTTAGAGAGGCAATTAATGTTTATTGTAGAATGGGATATGAAGGTGTTCGAGCTGATAATTTCACTTATCCGTTTGTTATCAAGGCGTGTACAGGATTGTTGTCCTTGATGGAAGGGCAGAAAGTTCACGCAAATATCATTAAGATCGGGATGGATTTAGATGTTTACATTTGTAATTCACTTATCAGTATGTATGCGAAGATGGGATATATTGAGCTTGCAGAGAGGGTGTTTGCTGAAATGCCAGTTAGAGACTTGGTATCTTGGAACTCTATGATTAGCGGATATGTTGCTGTTGGGAATGGTTGGAGCTCATTGGTTTGTTTCTTTGAAATGCAGGCACTTGGAATGAAACCTGACAGAATTAGCATGATCAGCGCACTTGGTGCTTGTTCTCTAGGTTGTTGTCTTCAAAGTGGGAAGGAAATTCACTGCCGAGTGCTCAGGTGTGGTTTTGAATTGGATTACAAGGTTCAGACATCACTTATTGACATGTATGGCAAATGTGGTAGGATGGATTATGCAGAGAGGTTGTTTGACAGGATTTCTCCGAGAAACATTGTGGCTTGGAATGCAATGATAGGAGGATATGCGTTAAATTTTTGTCcttttgattcattttcttgCTTGAAAGGGATGCAAGATGCCGATGGCTTGAATCCTGATGTAATCACAATGATAAATGTGCTCCCCTCTTGTGCACAGTTACAGGGTAAATCTGTCCATGGCTATGCCCTTAGAAAAGGTCTTCTTCCTCATTCAGTCTTGGAAACCGCTTTAGTTGTCATGTATGGAGGATGCGGAGCGTTGAATCTGGCAGAACGTGTATTTGGTCAGATGACTGGAAGTAACCTTATATCATGGAATGCCATGCTCGCTGCTTATGTACAGAATGGTTGGAACAATGAGGCCTTGGGTCTATTTCGAGGTATTTGGAACCAGCCTTTTAAATTAGATGCATTTACATTTGCAAGCATTCTACCAACCTTTTCTGAATTAGCCTCATTGAGAGAAGGGAAGCAAATCCatgattttatcattaaatcAGAGCTTGGTACCAATACCTTCATCTTGAATTCAATTGTTTACATGTATGCTAAATGTGGGGATTTAGGGACTGCAAGAGAAGTTTTTGATCGCATGTTGTATAAGGATGTGGTTTCATGGAATACGGTCATTATGGCACATGCCATTCATGGGTTTGGGAAATTTTCTGTTCAGTTGTTCTCTAAGATGAAGGAGAATGGCTTCAAACCCAATGAAAGCACCTTTGTTTCCCTGCTATCATCTTGTAGCATTTCTGGCATGGTTGATGAAGGGTGGGAATACTATAATTCGATGAAGAGGGACTACAATATTGATCCTGGAATAGAGCATTATGGCTGTATGATTGATCTTATTGGCCGCACCAGCAATCTTGAGCTAGCCAAGAGATTCATTGCAGAAATTCCTTTGGCCCCCACAGCCAGGATATGGGGATCATTGCTGACTGCAAGCAGAAACAATGGAAACATAGAATTAGCTGAACTTGCTGCTAAGCATATACTATCCCTAGAGCATGATAATACCGGGTGCTATGTCTTGCTTTCTAATATGTATGCTGAAGCTGGAAGGTGGGGAGATGTAGAGCGAATTAAAATTCATATGATAAAAGAAGGGTTGGAGAGGACTAAGGCATGCAGTGTGGTCGAAAACAATGGTAAAAGTTGCAGATTCATCAACGAAGACCAGTCCCATGCTGAAACAAACATGATTTATGACGTATTAGATACAATCACGAGGAAAATAGGGGAAGACATTTATGTTCACAGTGTTAGCAAGTTCAGACCATCAGAATTGGGAAAGAGAAGAGCAAACTCATCACAGAAACACAGCGTAAGACTGGCTATTGCTTTTGGCTTGATATCTACTAAGTTGGGAAGCCCTGTTCTTGTAAGAAAGAACACTAGAATATGTGAAGCTTGCCACAgtgctgcaaagaagatttCAGAGTTTACTAGGAGAGAAATAATTGTGGGGGACTCTAAGGTCTTTCACCACTTCAGAGATGGGCATTGCTCATGTAAGGATTATTGGTGA